In Xiphophorus maculatus strain JP 163 A chromosome 18, X_maculatus-5.0-male, whole genome shotgun sequence, a single genomic region encodes these proteins:
- the c18h19orf47 gene encoding uncharacterized protein C19orf47 homolog isoform X3, with the protein MATVTTATSEWIQFFKDAGIPAGLAVTYAVSFVDHRIQKNMLMDLSKDIMMDLGITVIGDIIAILKHAKQVHRQDMCKMAAEAITSGQTSVQAELRRTAKTPATRMIANALSHDSPPATPVRRPIDNRLSVTVSNSQANKNSKAVVSQPADEGKPAAKRRRVTAEMEGKYIINMPKGTTPRTRRILAQQAKKGLKRTSVFERLGAESMADTTTSNSKPTGVFSRLDKGNKSGEMPKPGNTDANTDEDDEDTDGEGSVLQYAGVLKRPTPSKKKALTSKAPPITLRRLGGKFKLLPSDAPTSSSTSPPNGLPPAKISVLQRLGKPPATGAAVAPKSADTQDNRVTSTRSRAPEKSTSASSKVSSSNSPGGGGESAGAKMDVKAVSVFKRLGSKKP; encoded by the exons ATGGCGACCGTGACAACAG CCACCTCAGAGTGGATTCAGTTTTTTAAGGATGCAGGGATTCCTGCCGGCCTCGCTGTCACCTATGCAGTTTCCTTTGTGGACCACAG AATCCAGAAGAACATGCTAATGGACCTCAGTAAAGACATCATGATGGACCTCGGCATTACAGTCATCGGAGACATCATTGCCATTCTTAAACATGCCAAACAGGTGCACAGGCAG GACATGTGCAAAATGGCAGCTGAGGCCATCACCTCAGGACAGACCAGTGTCCAGGCTGAGCTCAGAAGAACGGCCAAGACTC ctgCTACTCGTATGATTGCCAACGCTTTGAGCCATGACTCCCCTCCCGCCACGCCAGTCCGCCGACCCATTGACAACCGGCTCTCGGTCACAGTGTCCAACTCGCAGGCAAACAAGAACAGCAAAGCAG TCGTAAGCCAGCCAGCCGACGAGGGGAAGCCTGCAGCAAAGCGCCGACGTGTCACAGCTGAGATGGAAGGCAAGTACATCATCAACATGCCAAAGGGCACCACGCCTCGTACACGTCGAATCCTGGCCCAGCAGGCCAAGAAAG GCTTAAAGCGTACCTCTGTGTTTGAAAGACTTGGAGCCGAATCGATGGCAGACACGACGACCAGTAACAGCAAG CCCACCGGGGTGTTCAGCCGCCTGGACAAGGGGAACAAAAGCGGAGAGATGCCGAAGCCAGGAAACACGGACGCAAACACGGACGAAGATGACGAGGACACCGACGGCGAGGGCTCTGTCCTGCAGTATGCCGGCGTCCTCAAGAGACCCACACCGTCGAAGAAGAAAGCGCTCACTTCCAAGGCGCCCCCGATCACCCTGCGTCGCCTGGGTGGGAAATTCAAGCTGCTTCCCTCCGATGCTCCCACCTCCTCTTCTACCTCACCCCCAAACGGCCTCCCACCGGCCAAAATCAGCGTTCTTCAGAGACTGGGCAAGCCCCCCGCCACAGGCGCAGCGGTGGCGCCAAAGTCCGCTGACACTCAGGACAACAGAGTGACGAGCACCAGATCCAGAGCACCGGAGAAATCCACTTCAGCCAGTTCAAAggtcagcagcagcaacagcccAGGGGGAGGAGGGGAGTCTGCTGGGGCCAAGATGGACGTCAAGGCTGTCAGTGTTTTCAAAAGACTGGGCAGCAAGAAACCCTAA
- the c18h19orf47 gene encoding uncharacterized protein C19orf47 homolog isoform X2: protein MLTCTCCWWVHGGILTSHFIFMDGTTSSIEPLHLSLGQAGELVSTSEWIQFFKDAGIPAGLAVTYAVSFVDHRIQKNMLMDLSKDIMMDLGITVIGDIIAILKHAKQVHRQDMCKMAAEAITSGQTSVQAELRRTAKTPATRMIANALSHDSPPATPVRRPIDNRLSVTVSNSQANKNSKAVVSQPADEGKPAAKRRRVTAEMEGLKRTSVFERLGAESMADTTTSNSKPTGVFSRLDKGNKSGEMPKPGNTDANTDEDDEDTDGEGSVLQYAGVLKRPTPSKKKALTSKAPPITLRRLGGKFKLLPSDAPTSSSTSPPNGLPPAKISVLQRLGKPPATGAAVAPKSADTQDNRVTSTRSRAPEKSTSASSKVSSSNSPGGGGESAGAKMDVKAVSVFKRLGSKKP, encoded by the exons ATGCTAACATGTACCTGCTGCTGGTGGGTTCACGGTGGCATCTTAACGTCTCATTTCATCTTTATGGACGGAACAACCAGCAGCATAGAGCCGCTTCATCTTTCGTTAGGTCAAGCTGGCGAACTTGTTT CCACCTCAGAGTGGATTCAGTTTTTTAAGGATGCAGGGATTCCTGCCGGCCTCGCTGTCACCTATGCAGTTTCCTTTGTGGACCACAG AATCCAGAAGAACATGCTAATGGACCTCAGTAAAGACATCATGATGGACCTCGGCATTACAGTCATCGGAGACATCATTGCCATTCTTAAACATGCCAAACAGGTGCACAGGCAG GACATGTGCAAAATGGCAGCTGAGGCCATCACCTCAGGACAGACCAGTGTCCAGGCTGAGCTCAGAAGAACGGCCAAGACTC ctgCTACTCGTATGATTGCCAACGCTTTGAGCCATGACTCCCCTCCCGCCACGCCAGTCCGCCGACCCATTGACAACCGGCTCTCGGTCACAGTGTCCAACTCGCAGGCAAACAAGAACAGCAAAGCAG TCGTAAGCCAGCCAGCCGACGAGGGGAAGCCTGCAGCAAAGCGCCGACGTGTCACAGCTGAGATGGAAG GCTTAAAGCGTACCTCTGTGTTTGAAAGACTTGGAGCCGAATCGATGGCAGACACGACGACCAGTAACAGCAAG CCCACCGGGGTGTTCAGCCGCCTGGACAAGGGGAACAAAAGCGGAGAGATGCCGAAGCCAGGAAACACGGACGCAAACACGGACGAAGATGACGAGGACACCGACGGCGAGGGCTCTGTCCTGCAGTATGCCGGCGTCCTCAAGAGACCCACACCGTCGAAGAAGAAAGCGCTCACTTCCAAGGCGCCCCCGATCACCCTGCGTCGCCTGGGTGGGAAATTCAAGCTGCTTCCCTCCGATGCTCCCACCTCCTCTTCTACCTCACCCCCAAACGGCCTCCCACCGGCCAAAATCAGCGTTCTTCAGAGACTGGGCAAGCCCCCCGCCACAGGCGCAGCGGTGGCGCCAAAGTCCGCTGACACTCAGGACAACAGAGTGACGAGCACCAGATCCAGAGCACCGGAGAAATCCACTTCAGCCAGTTCAAAggtcagcagcagcaacagcccAGGGGGAGGAGGGGAGTCTGCTGGGGCCAAGATGGACGTCAAGGCTGTCAGTGTTTTCAAAAGACTGGGCAGCAAGAAACCCTAA
- the c18h19orf47 gene encoding uncharacterized protein C19orf47 homolog isoform X1: MLTCTCCWWVHGGILTSHFIFMDGTTSSIEPLHLSLGQAGELVSTSEWIQFFKDAGIPAGLAVTYAVSFVDHRIQKNMLMDLSKDIMMDLGITVIGDIIAILKHAKQVHRQDMCKMAAEAITSGQTSVQAELRRTAKTPATRMIANALSHDSPPATPVRRPIDNRLSVTVSNSQANKNSKAVVSQPADEGKPAAKRRRVTAEMEGKYIINMPKGTTPRTRRILAQQAKKGLKRTSVFERLGAESMADTTTSNSKPTGVFSRLDKGNKSGEMPKPGNTDANTDEDDEDTDGEGSVLQYAGVLKRPTPSKKKALTSKAPPITLRRLGGKFKLLPSDAPTSSSTSPPNGLPPAKISVLQRLGKPPATGAAVAPKSADTQDNRVTSTRSRAPEKSTSASSKVSSSNSPGGGGESAGAKMDVKAVSVFKRLGSKKP, translated from the exons ATGCTAACATGTACCTGCTGCTGGTGGGTTCACGGTGGCATCTTAACGTCTCATTTCATCTTTATGGACGGAACAACCAGCAGCATAGAGCCGCTTCATCTTTCGTTAGGTCAAGCTGGCGAACTTGTTT CCACCTCAGAGTGGATTCAGTTTTTTAAGGATGCAGGGATTCCTGCCGGCCTCGCTGTCACCTATGCAGTTTCCTTTGTGGACCACAG AATCCAGAAGAACATGCTAATGGACCTCAGTAAAGACATCATGATGGACCTCGGCATTACAGTCATCGGAGACATCATTGCCATTCTTAAACATGCCAAACAGGTGCACAGGCAG GACATGTGCAAAATGGCAGCTGAGGCCATCACCTCAGGACAGACCAGTGTCCAGGCTGAGCTCAGAAGAACGGCCAAGACTC ctgCTACTCGTATGATTGCCAACGCTTTGAGCCATGACTCCCCTCCCGCCACGCCAGTCCGCCGACCCATTGACAACCGGCTCTCGGTCACAGTGTCCAACTCGCAGGCAAACAAGAACAGCAAAGCAG TCGTAAGCCAGCCAGCCGACGAGGGGAAGCCTGCAGCAAAGCGCCGACGTGTCACAGCTGAGATGGAAGGCAAGTACATCATCAACATGCCAAAGGGCACCACGCCTCGTACACGTCGAATCCTGGCCCAGCAGGCCAAGAAAG GCTTAAAGCGTACCTCTGTGTTTGAAAGACTTGGAGCCGAATCGATGGCAGACACGACGACCAGTAACAGCAAG CCCACCGGGGTGTTCAGCCGCCTGGACAAGGGGAACAAAAGCGGAGAGATGCCGAAGCCAGGAAACACGGACGCAAACACGGACGAAGATGACGAGGACACCGACGGCGAGGGCTCTGTCCTGCAGTATGCCGGCGTCCTCAAGAGACCCACACCGTCGAAGAAGAAAGCGCTCACTTCCAAGGCGCCCCCGATCACCCTGCGTCGCCTGGGTGGGAAATTCAAGCTGCTTCCCTCCGATGCTCCCACCTCCTCTTCTACCTCACCCCCAAACGGCCTCCCACCGGCCAAAATCAGCGTTCTTCAGAGACTGGGCAAGCCCCCCGCCACAGGCGCAGCGGTGGCGCCAAAGTCCGCTGACACTCAGGACAACAGAGTGACGAGCACCAGATCCAGAGCACCGGAGAAATCCACTTCAGCCAGTTCAAAggtcagcagcagcaacagcccAGGGGGAGGAGGGGAGTCTGCTGGGGCCAAGATGGACGTCAAGGCTGTCAGTGTTTTCAAAAGACTGGGCAGCAAGAAACCCTAA